Proteins from a genomic interval of Schistocerca serialis cubense isolate TAMUIC-IGC-003099 chromosome 11, iqSchSeri2.2, whole genome shotgun sequence:
- the LOC126427154 gene encoding piggyBac transposable element-derived protein 3-like: MDKEFLSVEKDWDLIMDIIENGDVSDISLSGNEDDSIPLIERQAPQIVKRVGADKVGVNDVCRNTISEDEDDGDVMDAEMNLLCNENNPELNNLCDNIMVTPKESIKWKRKPLSTMTETYKAPNFEESVLCSPIQYFKRYIPDDLFTNMAAHTNIYSLQQGKYSFKQTTTQELEVLFGLHIPTGALKFPRLRMYWDTSLKVSVFWENMSRARFLELRTNLHVVNNLEKPPENKDKFYKVRPVYTAIRKRCSELPIEENVCVDEGIIPFTGKFSAKQYIKGKSSPWGIKVFMLCGMSGIVHDFLLYQGATTELNTPCCKKFGLGPAVVLGFSVPLSKGKGHKLYFDNFFSSYHLFQLLKSQGINAAGTVRQNRFGKNLLFSDDKTIMKQTRGYCEEITSADDITMFKWLDNRPVVLCSNFVGKGSVDEVEFGDKKHHK, encoded by the coding sequence ATGGATAaggaatttctttctgtggagaaagattGGGACTTGATTATGGACATAATTGAAAATGGTGACGTTTCTGACATTAGTTTGAGTGGAAATGAGGATGACAGTATACCACTGATTGAAAGGCAAGCTCCACAGATAGTGAAACGTGTTGGAGCAGATAAAGTGGGCGTGAATGATGTGTGTAGAAACACCatatctgaagatgaagatgacgGAGACGTGATGGATGCTGAAATGAACTTATTATGCAATGAAAACAACCCAGAATTGAATAACCTGTGTGACAACATAATGGTGACACCTAAAGAATCCATAAAATGGAAACGCAAGCCTCTAAGTACCATGACAGAAACATACAAAGCTCCAAATTTTGAAGAATCTGTCTTGTGTTCTCCAATACAATACTTCAAAAGATATATACCAGATGATTTGTTCACTAACATGGCAGCACATACTAATATTTATTCATTACAACAAGGCAAATACTCATTCAAGCAGACAACAACTCAAGAACTAGAGGTGCTATTTGGTTTGCATATACCGACTGGCGCTTTGAAATTTCCCAGATTACGAATGTATTGGGATACAAGCCTGAAGGTAAGTGTGTTTTGGGAAAACATGTCACGAGCCAGATTTTTAGAATTACGAACAAATTTACACGTGGTGAACAACCTGGAGAAGCCAcctgaaaataaagataaattttaCAAAGTCAGGCCAGTTTACACAGCCATTCGAAAACGCTGCAGTGAACTTCCTATAGAAGAGAATGTTTGTGTGGACGAAGGAATTATTCCTTTCACTGGGAAGTTTTCTGCAAAGCAGTATATCAAGGGGAAATCAAGTCCATGGGGAATCAAAGTCTTCATGTTGTGTGGAATGAGTGGAATAGTGCATGATTTCCTTTTGTATCAAGGTGCTACAACTGAACTAAATACGCCATGCtgcaaaaaatttggattaggtccTGCTGTTGTTTTAGGAttttctgttccactctcaaaagGTAAAGGTCATAAACTATACTTTGACAACTTCTTTTCATCTTATCATCTGTTTCAACTTCTGAAATCTCAAGGCATCAATGCAGCAGGTACCGTCCGTCAAAACAGGTTTGGAAAGAACTTGCTTTTCTCAGATGataaaacaataatgaaacaaacCAGAGGTTACTGTGAAGAAATCACTAGTGCTGATGACATTACCATGTTTAAGTGGTTAGACAATAGGCCAGTTGTATTGTGTTCTAACTTTGTTGGTAAAGGCTCAGTGGATGAAGTTGAGTTTGGGGACAAAAAGCACCATAAATAA